The genomic DNA GGAAATGAAGCGTTCTACATGCTTCAAGAAGGCGTAGGCTCACCAGAAGATATCGACAAAGCGATCAAGCTAGGTCTTAACTATCCGATGGGACCATTCGAGCTTGGCGATCTTGTCGGTCTCGATACGCGATTGAACAATCTGAAATACCTTCATGAAACACTTGGTGAGAAATATCGCCCTTGCCCGCTGCTTGTCAAATACGTAAAGGCAGGACGACTGGGACGCAAATCAGGCATGGGTGTTTATGATTACAGCGAACGAGGAGGAAAATGAACATGCGTGAAGTCGTCATAGTTGATGCAGTACGCACACCGATCGGTCGATATAAAGGAGCACTGAAAGAGGTCCGTCCGGACGACCTCGGAAGCATCGTCATAAAATCATTGCTTGAACGTAATCCTGGTTTACCTAAGGAACAAATTGAAGAGGTCGTTTTCGGCAACGCAAATGGGGCTGGTGAAGAAAACCGAAACGTCGCCCGTATGTCGGCGTTGCTAGCTGACCTACCTGTTGAAGTCGGCGGTACAACCATCAACCGTCTGTGTGGATCGGGTCTTGACGCTGTCACTTACGCGGCACGTGCCATCATGGCTAATGAAGGGGATATCTTCATCGCTGGCGGTACAGAAAGCATGACGCGGGCACCTTACGTAATGGCAAAGCCGGAGAAGGAGTTCCCGCGTGGCAACATGGAAATGTTCGACACGACGATCGGCTGGCGCTTTGTAAATCCGGCTTTGGAAGAAAAGTTTGGTACAGACAGCATGCCGGAAACAGCTGAAAATGTAGCGCAAGACTACGGTATTACACGTGAGGAACAGGATCAGTTTGCGTATGAAAGCCAAATGAAAGCGAAACGCGCAATGGAAGAAGGACGAT from Pseudalkalibacillus sp. SCS-8 includes the following:
- a CDS encoding acetyl-CoA C-acyltransferase → MREVVIVDAVRTPIGRYKGALKEVRPDDLGSIVIKSLLERNPGLPKEQIEEVVFGNANGAGEENRNVARMSALLADLPVEVGGTTINRLCGSGLDAVTYAARAIMANEGDIFIAGGTESMTRAPYVMAKPEKEFPRGNMEMFDTTIGWRFVNPALEEKFGTDSMPETAENVAQDYGITREEQDQFAYESQMKAKRAMEEGRLKDEIVPVVYKDRRGNEIVVDTDEHPRPNSSLEKLSTLKPLFKDGTITAGNASGINDGASALLIMSKEKAEELGLKPMAKYVTSATAGLEPRVMGLGPIHASRKALKRAGLSSSDLGLIELNEAFASQSLECIRQLELNPSRVNINGGAIAYGHPLGASGARILTTLLHEMRKQKTQYGLATMCIGVGQGIAAIVEGYND